The Populus trichocarpa isolate Nisqually-1 chromosome 2, P.trichocarpa_v4.1, whole genome shotgun sequence genome has a window encoding:
- the LOC7496919 gene encoding thaumatin-like protein 1, producing MDRIFTSSALHITLILLTICKGLSGATFTFINRCGYTVWPGILSNAGSTPLESTGFELPQGGSRSFQAPPNWSGRFWGRTGCTFDPNTGQGTCLTGDCSSNQIECNGKNANPPATLAEFTVGSGVLDFYDVSLVDGYNLPMIVEPNGGSGSCLSTGCVTDMNQQCPTELRADSGQACKSACEAFGSPEYCCSGAYGSPDTCKPSVYSEMFKAACPRSYSYAYDDATSTFTCTGADYVITFCPSLTSQKSARGNSPPASTTNGSETVSGDGPVGMDTSWLPNFLSGDSPNALSCSVWQFTLILSTISCLLLSLVH from the exons ATGGATCGCATCTTCACCAGTTCTGCTCTTCACATCACTCTCATTTTGCTCACAATCTGCAAAG GGCTATCAGGGGCTACATTTACATTCATAAACAGATGTGGCTACACAGTGTGGCCAGGCATTCTATCCAATGCAGGCAGCACTCCATTGGAAAGCACAGGATTTGAACTTCCACAAGGTGGATCACGATCCTTCCAGGCACCTCCAAATTGGTCAGGTCGGTTCTGGGGCAGAACGGGTTGCACATTTGACCCAAATACCGGTCAGGGTACCTGCCTAACAGGTGATTGCAGCTCAAACCAAATTGAATGCAATGGTAAAAATGCAAACCCACCAGCCACTCTAGCAGAATTCACAGTCGGATCAGGTGTACTGGATTTTTACGATGTTAGTTTAGTTGACGGATACAATCTACCCATGATCGTCGAACCGAATGGCGGGTCAGGTAGTTGCTTGTCGACCGGGTGTGTAACAGATATGAACCAGCAATGCCCAACTGAATTACGGGCCGATTCAGGGCAGGCCTGTAAGAGTGCATGTGAAGCCTTTGGGAGTCCAGAGTACTGTTGCAGCGGCGCGTATGGATCACCGGACACATGTAAGCCGTCGGTTTATTCAGAGATGTTTAAGGCCGCGTGTCCGAGATCATATAGCTATGCTTATGATGATGCCACTAGCACATTTACATGTACAGGAGCAGATTATGTTATCACATTCTGCCCTTCATTAACAAG TCAAAAATCTGCAAGAGGCAATTCTCCACCAGCAAGCACAACAAATGGGTCTGAGACAGTATCGGGCGATGGGCCAGTAGGAATGGACACTTCATGGCTGCCAAACTTTCTCAGTGGGGACTCGCCAAATGCCCTATCTTGTTCTGTTTGGCAATTTACCTTGATTCTTTCTACAATTTCCTGTCTTCTCCTCTCTTTGGTTCATTAA